A region of Leishmania panamensis strain MHOM/PA/94/PSC-1 chromosome 33 sequence DNA encodes the following proteins:
- a CDS encoding hypothetical protein (TriTrypDB/GeneDB-style sysID: LpmP.33.2550), which yields MSKTSSEEYPVDCASENEQSKPEVEENLPQQTAAVSVDEEDAYEENVNDECPSEEEEESGTMPATPAAPAAETGWRASASYADYMAAKEELQAARAAHERHVREITCGTMLDGDMNSMMSVEELTAERVRLAELVRHHKDEQDSLALDIEGLTGAGDVYQLAARVQRLEHFVKCASQYVNDTLPQTIETMVKEDRRQSNQELCNYIQDLQEKRADMLKKIAASQEIVNKRKQRQKAPVVAAVKQEDEDPMTAKAEEHTHENKEEYVALQQKIRKLCSMRTKLQSDIMKEKKSSKKMEERMLARIRNLELDNARDARMCKELNNRNAAFTTNSQLLVDQLNVEHYGIGNAPTTKKLMEERKQREALLEWSPPDQSNWNDVSGNSAESHQSNTNSGGSPQRAAKPPLVALKTTKSQRARDDAVRMEREEHSQSRRRNSDATSYQSSRQSISRPPLAAWKQTASQQSRESAIRESCRAASVPRTFASSNSEASDASPGSVSGRIAKLQSNNGWK from the coding sequence atGTCCAAAACCTCGTCAGAGGAGTACCCCGTGGATTGCGCGTCGGAGAATGAGCAGTCGAAGCCGGAGGTAGAGGAGAACCTTCCGCAgcagacggcggcggtgagtgTCGACGAGGAAGACGCCTACGAGGAGAACGTGAACGATGAGTGCCcgagcgaggaagaggaggagtcgGGTACGATGCCGGCTACTCcggctgcgcctgcagcggaGACGGGCTGGCGCGCGTCCGCCAGCTATGCTGACTATATGGCGGCGAAGgaagagctgcaggcggcgcgaGCCGCACACGAGCGGCACGTGCGCGAGATCACTTGTGGCACGATGTTGGACGGAGACATGAACTCCATGATGTCTGTGGAAGAGCTGACCGCAGAGCGTGTGCGCCTCGCGGAGCTCGTGCGCCATCACAAGGACGAGCAGGACTCGCTCGCCCTCGACATTGAGGGGTTGACAGGCGCCGGGGATGTGTACCAACTGGCGGCCCGTGTGCAGCGACTGGAGCACTTCGTCAAGTGTGCAAGTCAGTACGTCAACGACACTCTGCCGCAGACGATCGAGACGATGGTGAAGGAAGACCGTCGCCAATCCAACCAGGAGCTGTGCAACTACATCCAGGATCTCCAGGAGAAGCGCGCAGACATGCTCAAGAAGATTGCCGCCTCGCAGGAAATCGTGAACAAGAGGAAGCAACGCCAAAAGGCTCCTGTGGTGGCCGCCGTTAAGCAGGAGGACGAAGACCCAATGACCGCCAAGGCGGAGGAACACACCCATGAGAACAAGGAAGAGTACgttgcactgcagcagaaGATCCGCAAGCTCTGCTCTATGAGGACAAAGCTGCAAAGCGACATcatgaaggagaagaagtcGAGCAAAAAAATGGAGGAGAGGATGCTCGCCCGCATTCGCAACCTCGAGCTGGACAATGCCCGTGATGCCCGCATGTGCAAGGAGCTGAACAACCGCAACGCCGCCTTCACGACAAACTCGCAACTGCTCGTAGACCAGCTTAACGTCGAGCACTACGGCATCGGCAACGCGCCAACGACGAAGAAGCTGATGGAGGAGCGCAAGCAGCGCGAGGCCCTGCTGGAGTGGTCACCGCCAGATCAGTCGAACTGGAACGATGTATCCGGTAACTCCGCCGAGTCCCATCAGTCGAACACGAACTCGGGGGGCTCTCCGCAGCGTGCTGCCaagccgccgctggtggcacTGAAAACAACAAAGTCGCAGCGCGCACGTGATGACGCGGTGCGTATGGAGCGCGAGGAGCACTCGCAGTCGCGGCGCCGCAACAGTGATGCGACCAGCTATCAGTCGTCTCGCCAGTCCATCTCTAGGCCGCCGCTGGCTGCCTGGAAGCAGACAGCGTCGCAGCAGAGTCGCGAAAGCGCCATTCGCGAGAGCTGCAGGGCTGCCTCTGTGCCCCGCACTTTTGCGAGCAGCAACTCCGAGGCCTCCGATGCCTCTCCGGGATCAGTTTCGGGTAGGATTGCCAAATTACAGAGTAACAATGGATGGAAGTAG
- a CDS encoding hypothetical protein (TriTrypDB/GeneDB-style sysID: LpmP.33.2560): protein MTSLDTAVSDAGPLVERAARAEATPWSTETFLDFTSFRDAYSAWHESEDFFNWLQSSSYAVALLAASNLRPLHFTARERGTTPTASSSHAVEASTVHLVLRAPCCNTTVVLSEEERVTLAKVGRLFPFHVGSKGVATQSKKSTVIPVQSTQLERQHQITAGLLARAHRDGCTWRDRHALGERGGETDETTVSCARQLLLGSPSLCITESVTVRAFCAAVTLRSLGSEAATNAPARVRSLLPRGSPPSAVRQRMAETMAVLDPAFSAVHCEASTAVPRMRYTGSNVNDRILQLFFASKKRLRPEASTEAACAETDTRGKEVLRYIALLMSLYGYTVVPADDVHSTDTENAGGNEADFRDEETTVGAGSHQPSPQETSQWKSPSTIQTSADDAEVGHHMHTETATQSELISVEDAAKLLGWHARCQFCAHGPAIVAVRERVTRTTTTTITTASTLEVSHIASCAASLSTAEALRKELQCVVDEKGDALQLHGVVGASVESGSGDGGDGGSKDVLGVVAEAEAPLLSANCSQQYGKMKDEAFVAAATTTELENTSDDLSDIAKNYGSILEKGVSSQEYEEGDCAVSATLLSSVDRGSNGGVEDDNVCVSNEVGSSISGNEETAGEENLEAASCSDVEALGEQSTQMCSGVALVQAEASGFCRTTAATTTTKVVTRTTHSVTTITITFSRCPTLQRDSQQQLQHQLSSTSGKGHHDSCPWYRLFLTDAIDATALAAPERFMDFTWVTGEDGDTVPDERTVDLPNSTSTSMTTSGDQTKGNAHKSEGGVSVDGEARFLPPQDPSPSKREDQTCEDSERHSSRVILVLRFLLPEVERLITTWRLSEEWERARPGEYLRHPLWRTWLTSETLHPVHTESADGIMEQYLRTLERQLMPSQITEEGTGEGSRSSAAASDGKCSDGSVINKAATRVIGKAKWDALGTLEEFVVTMGAPLCNANTTLLSRTVESALHLANRSLHRYFANDQVAAEAGSAARSGDARTLLREGLQSLLRFSGISASQSVVASSGAGLKSTLSAPDSEDARGKEASAAVRAFLKIMEERCADDIVRESSSNASRLRRALQREAIPHALHEFTTTVYPTLRSRAADCTTTTDDLAFLVNTASVSTNADSCHTLCDLDRSRVAQYLQGMRNAAQEEQLQLQREREKAVEAQRLAEAKAASVSTAAAATTTTTSSAPVVRAPATRASASKGPARQKQQQQSQGGRGPHSSPHPSTLPSQMQGLPMHQAPAPSHSNPMALAPHSTRTSSGLAVLQSDVRPTVGPPTQPLGDNNPHWGFPRPSLHGNTGASSPPQPSLMHLQAPDVVGNKALPPTRAPFEGQGGGSEPCNPSAGSGFFLASNVIPGGGQGPIFLGNDRSGVGLDGSAFADDGGPLFSSTHPFGWLPFPSRPSGGDDAGVLAANVYAPTSGGALPRGSASGLSPSAVDSVLGSFDGRHPRSDGAATAEVSRLPHWSSSAVLQGPPTGDTGGGGVLGQSELSVLRRESTASGNRIVSSKSASTVFGASAPSSFAVSKATAPVMPSLLVPRSGHANRGRGSGGGQQNQQLTPTPCQPSSRGNAVNSSVLGGGPNAHAPPSRGGAGGGGGGRTGRGRSRSGGVGGQRHGGGGFRRGG from the coding sequence ATGACTTCACTAGACACCGCCGTCAGCGATGCGGGACCTTTGGTGGAAAGAGCGGCCCGCGCTGAGGCAACACCGTGGTCGACGGAGACATTTCTGGACTTCACGTCTTTCAGGGATGCGTACAGTGCGTGGCACGAATCTGAGGACTTCTTCAACTGGCTTCAATCAAGCAGTtacgcggtggcgctcctCGCGGCTTCCAATCTGCGCCCTCTTCACTTCACGGCGAGGGAGCGAGGCACAACGCCAACGGCGTCCTCATCTCATGCCGTGGAAGCATCTACTGTGCATCTCGTACTGCGTGCTCCTTGTTGCAACACTACGGTCGTCCTAtcggaagaggagagggttACACTGGCGAAGGTGGGCCGCCTCTTTCCATTCCATGTGGGTTCGAAGGGTGTAGCTACTCAGAGCAAAAAATCGACCGTGATACCAGTGCAGTCTACGCagctggagcggcagcatcAGATCACAGCTGGCTTGCTAGCGCGCGCTCACCGAGATGGCTGCACGTGGCGCGACCGACATGCCCTCGGCGAGCGGGGTGGCGAAACGGACGAGACCACGGTATCATGTGCACGGCAACTCCTGCTAGGGAGCCCGTCACTGTGCATCACCGAGTCGGTAACAGTTCGCGCCTTCTGTGCCGCGGTGACACTTCGCTCACTAGGTTCTGAAGCGGCCACCAATGCCCCAGCTCGGGTACGTTCCTTGCTTCCACGAGGCTCCCCACCGagcgcggtgcggcagcggatgGCGGAGACAATGGCTGTTCTGGACCCGGCCTTCTCTGCCGTCCATTGCGAAGCTTCCACTGCTGTGCCAAGGATGCGATACACGGGGAGCAACGTGAATGATCGTATCCTACAGCTTTTTTTCGCCTCAAAGAAGCGCCTTCGGCCAGAGGCAAGCACCGAGGCCGCTTGCGCTGAGACTGATacgagggggaaggaggtaCTACGCTATATAGCATTGCTGATGTCACTCTACGGGTACACGGTGGTTCCTGCAGATGACGTGCACTCGACGGACACAGAGAACGCAGGCGGTAACGAGGCGGACTTCCGAGATGAAGAAACCACCGTTGGCGCGGGAAGTCACCAGCCTTCTCCCCAGGAAACATCGCAGTGGAAGAGCCCATCGACGATTCAAACCTCTGCTGATGACGCAGAAGTGGGGCATCACATGCATACAGAGACGGCGACGCAGTCGGAGCTGATATCTGTCGAGGACGCGGCGAAACTTCTTGGATGGCATGCGCGGTGCCAGTTCTGCGCCCACGGCCCTGCCATTGTGGCCGTGCGCGAGAGAGTCACGAGGACCACGACAACCACAATCACCACGGCAAGTACCTTGGAGGTTTCCCACATTGCTAGCTGCGCTGCTAGTCTCTCCACTGCAGAGGCACTTCGTAAAGAACTGCAGTGTGTTGTTGACGAAAAGGGTGATGCCTTGCAGCTTCACGGAGTGGTGGGTGCTTCCGTGGAGTCTGGtagtggtgatggcggtgacggtgggAGCAAAGACGTTCTGGGTGTCGttgccgaggcggaggcgccgcTTCTCAGCGCCAACTGCAGTCAGCAGTACGGCAAGATGAAGGACGAGGcttttgttgctgctgctactactACTGAGCTCGAGAACACTTCGGATGATCTGAGTGACATCGCTAAGAACTACGGTAGCATACTTGAGAAAGGTGTGTCCTCACAGGAGTACGAGGAGGGAGACTGTGCCGTGAGCGCTACGCTGTTGTCGTCTGTTGACCGAGGTAGCAACGGAGGCGTCGAAGACGAcaacgtgtgtgtgagcaatgaagtgggcagcagcatcagcggcaaTGAGGAGACGGCCGGGGAGGAGAATTTAGAGGCTGCTTCCTGCAGTGATGTGGAGGCGCTTGGTGAGCAAAGCACACAAATGTGCAGCGGGGTTGCACTGGTGCAGGCGGAGGCCTCTGGCTTTTGCCGAACAACCGCGGCGACCACAACGACCAAGGTTGTCACAAGAACAACGCACTctgtcaccaccatcacAATAACCTTCTCTCGGTGCCCAACATTGCAGAGGGAcagtcagcagcagctacaaCATCAACTCAGTAGCACTTCCGGCAAAGGTCACCATGATAGCTGCCCATGGTATCGCCTGTTCCTGACCGACGCCATCGACGCAACAGCCCTTGCGGCACCGGAGCGCTTTATGGACTTCACATGGGTGACAGGTGAAGACGGTGACACAGTACCCGATGAGAGGACGGTGGATCTCCCTaacagcacctccacctctaTGACGACATCGGGCGACCAAACGAAAGGCAACGCACACAAGTCAGAAGGTGGGGTCAGTGTCGATGGTGAGGCGCGGTTTCTCCCACCTCAAGACCCCTCACCctcaaagagagaggaccAGACCTGCGAGGACTCGGAAAGGCACTCTTCTCGAGTTATTCTCGTCTTGCGTTTTTTGCTTCCTGAAGTAGAGCGTCTCATTACGACGTGGCGACTTAGCGAGGAGTGGGAGCGCGCGCGACCGGGCGAGTACCTGCGGCACCCCCTGTGGCGAACATGGCTGACCTCAGAGACGCTGCATCCAGTGCACACAGAGAGCGCAGACGGTATCATGGAGCAGTACTTGCGCACCCTTgagcggcagctgatgcCGTCGCAGATCACGGAAGAGGGGACAGGGGagggcagcaggagctccgccgccgcttccgACGGTAAGTGCAGTGACGGCAGCGTGATCAACAAAGCAGCGACAAGGGTTATAGGGAAGGCGAAGTGGGACGCGCTGGGAACTTTGGAGGAGTTTGTCGTCACGATGGGCGCTCCCCTCTGCAATGCCAACACAACTTTACTCAGCCGAACGGTGGAGAGTGCCTTGCACTTGGCTAATCGTTCGCTGCACCGCTACTTTGCAAACGACCAAGTGGCGGCTGAGGCGGGCAGTGCAGCGAGGTCTGGTGATGCGCGTACGCTACTGCGTGAGGGACTGCAGTCGCTGTTGCGGTTTTCGGGCATCTCGGCATCCCAAAGCGTCGTTGCCAGCAGCGGAGCGGGACTAAAAAGCACCCTCTCCGCTCCTGACAGCGAAGATGCGCGAGGAAAGGAGgcctccgcggcggtgcgggcCTTCCTGAAAATTATGGAGGAGCGTTGCGCAGACGATATCGTACGTGAGAGCAGCTCTAACGCGTCACGCCTTCgacgtgcgctgcagcgcgaagCCATTCCTCATGCGCTGCACGAATTCACAACCACTGTCTATCCGACGTTGCGGTCTCGTGCTGCAGactgcaccaccactactGATGATTTGGCTTTCCTTGTGAACACCGCCTCTGTCAGCACCAACGCTGATTCATGCCATACCCTCTGCGATCTAGACCGCTCTCGTGTAGCGCAGTACCTGCAGGGCATGCGTAATGCCGCtcaggaggagcagctgcagttgcagcgggagagagagaaagcggtgGAGGCACAGCGGCTTGCTGAGGCAAAGGCTGCCTCGGtaagcaccgccgccgccgccacaacTACTACTACGTCTTCTGCACCGGTGGTGCGTGCTCCGGCTACCCGGGCGAGTGCAAGTAAAGGGCCTGCCCGGcagaagcaacagcaacagtcTCAAGGTGGCAGAGGCCCGCACTCCTCGCCGCATCCGTCAACACTGCCAAGCCAGATGCAGGGCCTACCAATGCACcaggcaccggcgccgagCCATAGCAATCCCATGGCGCTTGCGCCCCACTCGACACGCACATCAAGCGGCTTGGCCGTCTTGCAGTCAGATGTGCGCCCTACCGTTGGCCCCCCGACGCAGCCGCTCGGAGATAATAACCCCCACTGGGGCTTTCCTCGACCCTCTTTACACGGTAATACTGgcgcgtcatcgccgccgcagccctcGTTGATGCATCTCCAAGCGCCAGACGTGGTTGGCAACAAAGCCCTTCCTCCTACCCGTGCTCCGTTCGAAGGTCAAGGGGGAGGCAGTGAGCCATGTAACCCGTCGGCCGGTAGCGGCTTCTTTCTAGCATCAAATGTGATCCCAGGGGGTGGGCAGGGACCTATTTTTCTCGGCAACGACCGCAGTGGGGTAGGGCTGGATGGGTCTGCCTTCGCGGACGACGGCGGTCCACTCTTCTCATCTACGCACCCCTTCGGCTGGCTGCCTTTTCCGTCACGACCCTCGGGAGGGGACGACGCCGGTGTTTTGGCAGCAAACGTGTACGCCCCCACGTCTggtggcgcgctgccgcgtgGCAGTGCCAGTGGACTTTCTCCGAGCGCCGTCGACTCGGTTTTGGGAAGTTTTGACGGGCGTCACCCCCGcagtgacggcgctgctacGGCGGAGGTGTCTCGTCTCCCCCattggagcagcagcgcagtgctgcagggACCTCCGACTGGCGATACCGGGGGCGGTGGGGTTCTTGGTCAAAGTGAACTTTCTGTGCTCCGGCGAGAGAGTACCGCTAGTGGCAATCGTATTGTCAGCAGTAAGTCGGCATCTACTGTCTTTGGCGCTTCAGCACCGTCGTCCTTTGCCGTGTCGAAGGCAACCGCCCCTGTAATGCCGTCTTTATTGGTGCCACGTAGCGGCCACGCCAACCGTGGCCGTggtagcggcggtggccaACAGAATCAGCAGTTGACGCCAACGCCTTGCCAGCCGTCCTCGCGAGGCAACGCAGTGAACTCCTCTGTTCTTGGCGGAGGTCCAAATGCACACGCGCCACCGtcacgcggtggcgccggcgggggtggtggaggcCGCACTGGGCGaggccgcagccgcagtggcggTGTTGGTGGTCAACggcacggtggtggtggctttCGACGAGGTGGCTGA
- a CDS encoding hypothetical protein (TriTrypDB/GeneDB-style sysID: LpmP.33.2570) has product MTLVPHTQELQQEVETLQQLRHGLHDAYIVESKVGQGVVKDVTAVEAHRTVDAHTLSVLKSPNYPFILCEEAPPSYVPPPVPYNVEGEIDSLKQRVLQVQEDLQCYQKHHGRGDTPLSASQVLDFFAHNRTYAEVAWEVSSLKCFYRWVLSHSISHLWNCKEQLEYVLTEGDKGLPQTTEEMDACLQAHPFADAVSLLDSERQAVVAQERRRLRSVSRIFRENVPAIAVTAATSCYLTSEEKYMYQEFFNQSEHMMLLLNHTLMLNKANSTHTMTLKSGPDSTSCGLLSNQQGSAQSCLQDSGALFPRSESAVSVMDTASLTKETLHAVSAEQDMIKALMNTIRERQQRGECFGVSAAERERIRAAQIAVYGCVLSDMSLMSHQMNLVAEFMEHYDSWLKLRGYDTHDQLMIALSKRSGSIEWPMLSTHDQYGTEGGHSHFVPPTEEMMRYYRPLEKVPSESVGLRSNTSAREASKPFVRNLGAPGCDLNNSAAFPSVTGVAAPARAAAANTVCQHVDLSPPPGPLAARQVTGNDVANAFYALLIHANEAVCNGSATTAEKGGAVDRAWLTACVRYTLIKLLRHDWSAADVAKGMLTAEEALLALVNRKRAFSRMKSTTAALCAVVQEVARLCSIRNAQRSSSAEVPVAVHMPDSVDNAKVVADVTNPVERQRWGSVVDAIWFQVDPSAASSGGLLFHATAVDGEETGPVPCNKQSAAHFLYIESIGMPLHAVTSGVTFIAMHYRLPRMSAAAETSRCESPTLATMSDAQPARGGSFSRYHLARHALAALFEVEARGLLPCFACRVSEVSAVPLAQMVYVAFDDGNASSVVDKNHVPHLCMLPPAAMELKRMDAKVGVAPAPTRPTEALYAAYAEPVSFCSIGLLVGGLLEGIAARTPTLHDLYMTAETVLEQAAYEIKCGATPKAFANASTHPTPTACAPTKRRAMSIQRESVINHNSVLIQRFISPLLRHMDDRISSLEFGEGVGNAFDGPNSASPSTQASVLTLRGSAAPELSSVAGRRTEMIDCADTISPSPSAVRPSRR; this is encoded by the coding sequence ATGACACTTGTGCCGCACACGCAGGAACTGCAGCAAGAGGTGGAGACtttgcagcagctgcgccacggaCTGCACGATGCCTACATCGTCGAATCCAAGGTAGGTCAGGGTGTCGTGAAGGACGTCACGGCGGTTGAGGCGCACCGCACCGTGGACGCGCATACGTTGAGCGTGCTCAAGTCACCTAACTACCCCTTCATTCTTtgcgaggaggcgccgccATCGTACGTTCCGCCGCCAGTGCCGTACAACGTCGAAGGAGAGATCGACTCGCTGAAacagcgcgtgctgcaggtgcaggaggacTTACAATGCTACCAGAAGCATCACGGCCGCGGCGACACACCGCTGTCGGCGTCGCAGGTGCTTGACTTTTTTGCCCATAACAGAACCTACGCCGAGGTGGCTTGGGAGGTATCGTCGCTGAAGTGTTTCTACCGCTGGGTTCTCTCCCACTCGATCAGTCACCTGTGGAACTGCAAGGAGCAGCTCGAGTACGTGCTCACCGAGGGTGACAAAGGCCTGCCGCAGACGACGGAGGAGATGGATGCGTGTCTGCAAGCACACCCCTTCGCTGACGCCGTCTCCCTCCTGGACAGCGAACGACAGGCAGTCGTGGCGCAGGAGCGTCGCCGTCTGCGATCAGTTAGCCGTATTTTTCGTGAAAACGTGCCGGCAATTGCGGTGACGGCTGCGACGAGTTGCTACCTCACTTCAGAGGAGAAGTACATGTACCAAGAGTTCTTCAACCAGTCGGAGCacatgatgctgctgcttaaCCATACTTTGATGCTTAACAAAGccaacagcacacacacgatgACACTGAAGTCTGGCCCCGACAGCACCAGCTGCGGGTTACTGTCAAACCAGCAGGGTTCAGCCCAGAGCTGCTTGCAGGACAGCGGTGCCCTTTTCCCTCGGAGCGAGTCGGCCGTTAGCGTGATGGATACTGCGAGTCTTACCAAAGAGACTCTCCATGCTGTTTCCGCCGAGCAGGATATGATAAAAGCTCTCATGAATACGATCCGCGAGCGTCAGCAGCGTGGCGAGTGCTTTGGTGTGTCAGCAGCCGAGCGCGAGCGCATTCGTGCCGCTCAGATCGCCGTTTACGGTTGTGTGCTGAGCGATATGAGTCTCATGTCGCACCAGATGAATCTCGTTGCCGAATTCATGGAGCACTACGATTCGTGGCTAAAGCTGCGCGGCTACGACACTCACGATCAGTTGATGATTGCGCTGTCGAAGCGCAGTGGTAGTATTGAGTGGCCGATGCTCAGCACTCACGACCAGTACGGTACCGAGGGCGGGCACAGCCACTTTGTGCCACCGACTGAGGAGATGATGCGCTATTACCGCCCGCTAGAGAAGGTGCCGAGTGAATCAGTTGGGTTGAGGAGCAACACCTCCGCCAGAGAGGCTTCAAAACCTTTCGTCCGAAACCTAGGTGCTCCAGGATGTGACTTGAACAACAGTGCCGCTTTCCCATCCGTAACCGGCGTTGCAGCGCCTGCgagggctgcggcggcaAACACTGTATGTCAGCACGTGGATCTTTCTCCACCCCCTGGGCCTCTTGCAGCCCGGCAGGTGACGGGCAACGACGTGGCGAACGCCTTTTACGCTCTCCTTATCCACGCCAATGAGGCGGTGTGCAACGGTTCTGCGACCACTGCTGAGAagggcggcgccgtcgacCGCGCCTGGCTGACAGCATGCGTGCGCTACACTCTCATCAAGTTACTTCGCCACGATTGGAGCGCTGCAGACGTGGCCAAGGGTATGCTCACCGCAGAAGAGGCCCTGCTCGCCCTGGTAAATCGCAAGAGGGCTTTCTCTCGCATGAAGTCCACGACTGCGGCACTCTGCGCCGTggtgcaggaggtggcgaGGCTGTGTTCTATCCGTAATGCGCAACGCTCCTCCAGTGCCGAGGTACCTGTTGCAGTGCACATGCCAGACAGCGTGGACAACGCTAAGGTTGTGGCAGACGTGACCAACCCGGTggaacggcagcggtggggtTCTGTGGTGGACGCTATATGGTTCCAGGTGGATCCCTCGGCTGCTTCGAGTGGCGGTCTCCTGTTTCACGCGACCGCTGTGGACGGTGAGGAGACGGGTCCGGTGCCGTGCAACAAACAGAGCGCCGCTCATTTTCTCTACATTGAGTCCATTGGCATGCCGCTTCATGCAGTGACCAGTGGTGTGACCTTCATCGCGATGCACTATCGTCTACCTCGCATGTCAGCGGCTGCGGAGACGAGTCGGTGTGAGTCACCCACGCTAGCCACCATGTCTGACGCGCAGCCGGCGCGGGGTGGTAGCTTCTCTCGCTACCACCTCGCGCGTCATGCTTTGGCAGCGCTGTTTGAAGTAGAGGCGAGGGGCCTTCTCCCCTGCTTTGCGTGCCGCGTGTCCGAGGTGAGCGCTGTGCCTCTTGCCCAGATGGTCTACGTCGCCTTTGACGACGGAAATGCCAGCTCTGTGGTGGACAAGAATCATGTGCCGCACCTGTGCATGCTGCCACCTGCGGCAATGGAGCTGAAGCGTATGGATGCTAAGGTGGgagtggcgccggcgccaacgCGACCAACGGAAGCTCTTTACGCTGCCTACGCCGAGCCTGTCAGCTTCTGCTCGATCGGGCTTCTTGTAGGCGGTCTGTTGGAGGGTATTGCTGCTCGCACGCCAACTCTGCATGACCTCTACATGACCGCCGAGACGGTTCTGGAGCAGGCAGCGTACGAGATCAAGTGTGGAGCGACACCTAAGGCGTTCGCGAATGCGAGCACGCACCCGACTCccactgcgtgtgcgccaacCAAAAGGCGTGCCATGAGTATTCAGCGCGAGTCAGTTATCAACCACAATTCTGTCTTGATTCAGCGCTTCATCtcgccgttgctgcgccACATGGATGACAGGATCTCCTCTTTGGAGTTCGGCGAGGGGGTAGGCAACGCTTTTGATGGGCCGAACAGTGCGAGTCCCAGCACCCAGGCTTCGGTGTTGACGCTGCGTGGTTCGGCAGCACCAGAGCTGTCCTCCGTGGCTGGCCGCCGGACCGAAATGATCGACTGTGCCGACACAATATCGCCGTCTCCCTCGGCGGTGCGGCCCAGCCGGCGCTAA
- a CDS encoding hypothetical protein (TriTrypDB/GeneDB-style sysID: LpmP.33.2580): MGIRSTGTMPTGGGDTAMSSVAERNVRILRYGSLVILGGYAVAICYKMGFVAQILPAVINHPLESAVEVIKTRTQPVGDAKRFALARSHLTATYSLAASGMLVLTSGVVAFRYAPHIPIAIPVATALVPAALLLGIPKRLMLPGGRLLCFFTSLISAGYALGPVGWVAQDTLVVFVLLTGCTMTGICVPLYLTRGMISYVASAQVISCALSIALVTTPKQSKPTSPFSSLKEQPGVKIFLNGDINVLFTMQLLSNVGVCAWHTLPVIYHCATWHGCEADLRESIDPVREAFGICAGATYVMYRCVRWACRLLIRRVVAESSQNPQGGQGQNTWLALSNCSLDVNHASGIVSSVVMGLWYVRAVSLLQKGDMESLLNQLRVVCTRISPMSLLLGSSAIRQ, from the coding sequence ATGGGTATAAGGAGCACAGGGACGATGCCCAcgggcggcggtgacacTGCGATGTCATCCGTGGCGGAGCGCAACGTCCGAATTCTGCGCTACGGCTCTCTAGTCATTCTCGGTGGCTATGCAGTGGCAATTTGTTACAAAATGGGTTTCGTCGCCCAAATCTTGCCGGCCGTCATTAACCACCCCCTGGAGTCGGCTGTTGAGGTTATCAAGACCCGAACGCAACCGGTAGGCGATGCGAAGCGCTTTGCCTTGGCCCGGTCTCATTTGACGGCAACGTACAGCCTCGCCGCGTCCGGCATGCTTGTACTGACAAGTGGTGTTGTTGCCTTCCGCTATGCGCCACACATTCCTATTGCGATtcctgtcgccaccgccttagtgccagcagcgctacTACTCGGCATCCCCAAACGGCTCATGCTCCCTGGAGGCCGTCTGCTGTGTTTCTTCACGTCGTTAATTTCTGCGGGATATGCACTGGGGCCTGTCGGATGGGTCGCGCAAGACaccctcgtcgtcttcgtcctGCTGACGGGCTGCACCATGACGGGCATATGCGTTCCGCTCTATCTCACACGCGGCATGATCAGTTATGTGGCGAGCGCGCAGGTCATTTCCTGTGCCTTGTCCATCGCTCTTGTCACCACTCCTAAACAGTCCAAGCCCACCTCTCCATTCAGCTCACTCAAGGAGCAGCCGGGAGTGAAGATTTTTCTGAATGGCGACATCAACGTGCTCTTCACGATGCAGCTCCTTTCTAACGTGGGGGTTTGTGCTTGGCATACGCTCCCGGTCATTTACCACTGCGCAACGTGGCACGGGTGCGAGGCAGACTTGCGAGAGTCGATCGACCCGGTGAGGGAGGCGTTCGGGATTTGCGCTGGTGCGACGTATGTGATGTACCGCTGCGTCCGTTGGGCCTGTCGCCTTCTCATACGCCGTGTCGTGGCAGAGAGCAGCCAAAACCCGCAAGGAGGACAGGGGCAGAACACCTGGCTGGCGCTTTCGAATTGCTCGTTGGATGTGAATCATGCGAGCGGGATCGTGTCGAGTGTGGTCATGGGCCTCTGGTATGTGCGcgccgtgtcgctgctgcagaaagGTGACATGGAATCGTTACTGAACCAGCTGCGCGTTGTCTGCACGCGTATCTCGCCGATGAGTCTGCTGCTCGGGAGCTCTGCCATACGGCAATGA